From Balneola sp. MJW-20:
TCACAGGCCATGGGCGGAGTAATAAATATTCTCACCTCCGATCCGGCAACATCCCCCGCTTTGCGTGTTGAGTACCGGGGTTCCACCCACTCACAACATACTCTGAATGCTAAAACTTCTTTTAAAGCAACTGAAAGAATACATTCATTACTGGGGGCATCTTATTACCGTTCTAATACTTTCATCGATGAAAATGAAGATGGATTCTCTGATATAACTCTAGACCGCAGGTTTACCCTGTTCAATAAATGGACTTATGATCGTCCGGATTTTCAGAAAGCCTCCTTTGCTCTGAAATATTATAATGAAGAAAGACTGGGAGGAACCCGGGCGTATAACCACTCTTTGAGAGGAAGTGACACAATCTATGGCGAGTCGATTTATACCAACCGCCTGGATCTTATGGGTACTTATGATCTGCCGGTTCAGGCAGATGTAAGATTAGATGCCTCTTATTCCTATCACGACCAGGATAGCTATTATGGGGATTACCGCTATGAGGCCAGTCAGGTTACCCAATTTGCGAACCTTATCTGGACCTCAAAACTCTCTTCGAAAGATACTTTTCTATCCGGCCTTACCTACAGATACGATATACTGGACCAGCTCTTTGACGGGGAGGAACTACCCGGCGGTTCCAGGGATCACCGATTCGTACCGGGTATGTTGATACAAATAGACCGGGAGTGGTCTGATTCATTCCGTTCGCTTGCAGGGTTCAGGGTAGATCATCAGGAAGACCACGGACTTATCTATTCGCCTCGACTCAGCTTTAAATATAAACCCAGTTCTCACAGCACTTTCCGTTTCAATGCCGGAACCGGTTTCAGGATTGTGAATTTATTTACAGAAGAGCATGAAGCACTAACCGGATCACGTAGAGTTCAGATCAATGAGGAACTCGATCCCGAGCGGTCTGTTAACCTGACCACCAACTGGAATCAGATCATAGATATAGGTCCTTCGATCCTGAATGCTGACATCGACTTTTTCTATACCCGATTTTCTAATCAGATCATCCCGGATTATACAGACCCGGCACTGATACAGTATTCCAATCTTGAGGGTTACTCGGTCTCAAGAGGAGTCTCGGTAAACCTGGCGCACAATTTTGTGATTCCTCTC
This genomic window contains:
- a CDS encoding TonB-dependent receptor domain-containing protein, with protein sequence MHLLFTLIISLITVQPPFSDGFYISGKVTEPNGEAVQGALVGVAELNKAAYTDSTGFFILKDLPAKQIRLRISMVGYKSEELRIDLSDGSLNDIEITVTPLLHELDQVVVTGTLTETTIADSPVKVNRISVDVLKKSTSQNIMDAAKYINGLYTQVDCSVCGTSNIRINGMEGPYTSVLIDGMPVMGALASVYSLEGIQPDVIQNLEIIKGPNSTLYGSQAMGGVINILTSDPATSPALRVEYRGSTHSQHTLNAKTSFKATERIHSLLGASYYRSNTFIDENEDGFSDITLDRRFTLFNKWTYDRPDFQKASFALKYYNEERLGGTRAYNHSLRGSDTIYGESIYTNRLDLMGTYDLPVQADVRLDASYSYHDQDSYYGDYRYEASQVTQFANLIWTSKLSSKDTFLSGLTYRYDILDQLFDGEELPGGSRDHRFVPGMLIQIDREWSDSFRSLAGFRVDHQEDHGLIYSPRLSFKYKPSSHSTFRFNAGTGFRIVNLFTEEHEALTGSRRVQINEELDPERSVNLTTNWNQIIDIGPSILNADIDFFYTRFSNQIIPDYTDPALIQYSNLEGYSVSRGVSVNLAHNFVIPLTYMIGFTLQDVFQDTRDGRSPVIFAPDYTAVFNLSYTIRSASLTLDYTGRLNGPMKLPEYQGFSDISPVYTEQNIKISRSFANGLNLYASVNNLFNYTQPNPILSADQPFSEDFATDYVYGPIQGRRVMAGISFTID